Genomic segment of Deltaproteobacteria bacterium:
AGAACATCCCCAAAGTATTTAACCCATTTTTTACGACCAAAGACGTGGGCAAGGGAACGGGTTTGGGATTAAATGTCGCCTATAACATCATTGAGAAGCACAAAGGAACGATTGATGTGGAGAGCGCTGTGGGCAAGGGAACTACGTTTACGATACGGATACCGACTGGTTAGTTTCTTGTTGAGTGGTTGAGAGTGACGATGCAAACCCCGAAACATAGAGAGGTGAACCGTGCAAAAACTGAAAATTGTTTTTCACATGTTTGTTGAAAGCGGGTATGAAGGCGGACTGATTGAACAGACATTGCGAAGCGCGGACTATGATGCCATATTTGTCGCTGATACGGACGCTTTGCCACTCAGCGAAAACGAACCGGATATATTGCTGCTGGAACCAAGCATGTCCCAATGGGCGTGGCTTGATCTGTTCATCGGATTTACACGTGACTATCCAGATCTGCCCGTTGTTCTTTACTCACGTGATATTTCCGTGAAAAATGACTTTCAGCCACTGCCCGGAGAGGCGCCTGTGTATCTGGCCGGCGATGTCCTGGTTTTAAAGGAAAGGTTGGGGGACATAGTAGAAGATATAATGAGAAGAAAAGAAGGAACCCCAAAGAGCATTCTGTTTGTAGATGATGAGCCGAATGTCCTGAGTGCGTATACAAGGATGTTGCGGAAGAGTCCGTGGAGGGTTCTTACCGCTCCAAGCGCAGAAAAGGCATTGGACATATTAGACGAGGAATCAATAAACCTGGTGGTCACAGACATGAAGATGCCAGAAGTGCACGGAATGGAGTTAGTCGCAAGGATCAGAGAAAAGTTCGAAGATCTTCCTATTATTGTCTGCTCGGCCTATCATGGCATGAAGGATGACCAGAGTTTACAGTTTCATAAAATCGCAGGTTTTATTGAAAAGCCTGTTGAGTCGGATGTTCTCGTGAGCAAGATAGAGGAAGTGTTGGGCCATTGAGACGGGACGAGGGCAGTGTGGAAGGACCGGGTTAGGCCCATTGATCAACGATGTTCTTTTGACTCGTCACAGTTTGGGGTTGTCCGTCTTTGTCATATTGTTCCTGGGGTTTCTCCTCTTTCTCGGTCTCACGAATTCTCTCAGCGTTGAATTTCATCCCGGCATCAGAATCAAATAGCTTCGGGAAAGCAGATTGCAGAATCCCTCTTCCAAAGCTGACAACGCTTTCGTTGTTCACAAAAACAGAACGCGTTTTCTGATCCCTGGCGCTTTCCAGTCTCTGGTCGTTCACACGAATAAACGGTTCCCGACCGTCACCTGGTCTCCTGAATTGCCCAGCCTGCTGCTGCCGAATATGATCGGAGGTATCGGTTATGTTCATAGGATCCCTCCAAAAGAAAAAGCCCATTCTCTTTCACGAAAGAATGGGCCCTGATGTCGAAATTCTTGTCAGTAGGGCAACCCCGCTATCCGCCTGGGCGGACCGGAGGCTTTGCGTCCCACTCTTTCGAGAGGTTTGCCTTTGTTCCACTGTTTTTTTCTGTGTCTCTTATCGGGATGAACGCATCAAACCTTTAGAACAATTTTGAGGCCTGCATCTCGTGCCCTTCCTTCCTATTTCCAACCGGAGACTGACGCCGACAAGTAGGTCCGCCGACTGGCGGACCTAATACCCGTCATGTCTCTGAATTGAGCTTGTCTCTATTTAGGGGGGACGTGCCTTCCAAGGATGTGAGTCTGACGTTGTCCTGCTTCCTTGCCGGGAAGAAAATAGATGACCGGAATTCCGGCCAGTGACAGGACAGCGCACCAGGCAAAAGCTGCACGGAGCCCTATCAAGTCTCCGGCCCAGCCCACGAGCACCGTAATCCCTGATACCACCAGGAAATTGATCCC
This window contains:
- a CDS encoding response regulator; translation: MQKLKIVFHMFVESGYEGGLIEQTLRSADYDAIFVADTDALPLSENEPDILLLEPSMSQWAWLDLFIGFTRDYPDLPVVLYSRDISVKNDFQPLPGEAPVYLAGDVLVLKERLGDIVEDIMRRKEGTPKSILFVDDEPNVLSAYTRMLRKSPWRVLTAPSAEKALDILDEESINLVVTDMKMPEVHGMELVARIREKFEDLPIIVCSAYHGMKDDQSLQFHKIAGFIEKPVESDVLVSKIEEVLGH